The Thermoplasmata archaeon DNA segment AGTGGTGGACGACCTCATACTTCCCGCCGAAGTCGGGATACTCGTTCTTCAGTGTGTTGAAGCAGTGGGGGCACGCGGTCACGATCGTCTTGATCGCGTATCGGTTCAGCGTCTCCACGTTCGCCTTGATCATCATCTGCGCGCGGAACTCGTCTCCGAGCCGCCGGGCGGGGTCGCCCGTGCATTTCTCCTCAGGTCCCAGGATGGCGAACTGCACCCCCGCCTTCTGGAGGAGACGGGAAAACGATTGGGCGACCTTCATGTTCCGGTCGTCGAACGAGGCCGCGCAGCCCACCCAGTACAGGACGTCGACCGTCTCGCCCGCCGCAACGACCTCGGAGAGGGTCCTCACGCCCACCTCGGCGGCCCAATTCCCCCGCCGGTCCCACCCGATCCCCCATGGGTTGTAGTTCGTCTCGATGTTCCGCAGCATGGCCTGGGTCTCCTCAGGCATCTTCCCGATCTCCAGGACGAAGTTGCGGCGCAGCTCGACGATCAGGGGCACGTGGCGGATGGAGACGGGGCACTCCTGCATGCAGGCCATGCACGTCGTGCAATCGAAGAGCTCCTCATACCCGACGAACTCCGGGAGCGGTTCGCCGAGGGGCTTCTTCCGTGCCTCCCGGACCATGGCGTCCCGCAGGTCGAGGACCACGTGCATGGGGTCCAGCGGTTTGCCCGTGCTCCACGCCGGACACACGGACGTGCAACGGCCGCAGATCGTGCAGGCGTCGAGCTGGAGCCGGTCGAACCAGGAGAGGGCCTTCGTGGAGGCCGCTCCGAGCTTGGGCGGCGCGGCGCCCTCCTGCATCATCACATCGATGTCGAAGTCCTTGGGCAGGTGACCGTAGGGCTCCGCGGTCTCGTAGAACGTCCGCGCGGGGCTGAACAGGAAGTGGCTGGCCTTCGTCCACGGCAGGGTCGCCAGGACGAACGACCAGGTGCCCGCGTGGAACCACCAGAGGGCGCCGTACGCCCAGCCCAGCGCGGGCGCCGGGGTGATCGTGACCGCGGCCGACGTGACCGTAACCGTCACGAGGCTCCCGTTCACGCCCGCGGCGCGGAGGAGGAGCGACAGCCCGTACCCGACGAAGGACCATTCCTCCCACTGGGGCTGGAGGACCGCGAGCCGGATCGCCTCGAGCAGGTACCCTTGGAGGATGAGGAGGCACAGGACGCCGGGCAGGAACAGGTCCGGCCGCTCGTTCCGAAGATACTTCGGCCGCTGGGCGAGCCGGCGGAAGAACACCATGCCGAGCCCGACGAGGAAGGCGAGCCCCATGAAGTCCAGGGCCACCTTGAAGATCAGGTACGGGTTGCCGCGGAGGATGTCCAGGTTCACGTGGGACGTCACATCGAGGTTCACGGCGACGATCGTGGTGCCGATGCCGAGGGCGATGAAGCCCGTGTAGAGCAGGATGTGCATGACGCCCGCGTACCGCC contains these protein-coding regions:
- a CDS encoding (Fe-S)-binding protein gives rise to the protein MPLPACDPTGTLPCRTNFNFLPDWTLFAIYAVTGVALLITAYGLWDRWRIWKRGAAGSTGASLWLHVQRLLVIALFQKKVARRRYAGVMHILLYTGFIALGIGTTIVAVNLDVTSHVNLDILRGNPYLIFKVALDFMGLAFLVGLGMVFFRRLAQRPKYLRNERPDLFLPGVLCLLILQGYLLEAIRLAVLQPQWEEWSFVGYGLSLLLRAAGVNGSLVTVTVTSAAVTITPAPALGWAYGALWWFHAGTWSFVLATLPWTKASHFLFSPARTFYETAEPYGHLPKDFDIDVMMQEGAAPPKLGAASTKALSWFDRLQLDACTICGRCTSVCPAWSTGKPLDPMHVVLDLRDAMVREARKKPLGEPLPEFVGYEELFDCTTCMACMQECPVSIRHVPLIVELRRNFVLEIGKMPEETQAMLRNIETNYNPWGIGWDRRGNWAAEVGVRTLSEVVAAGETVDVLYWVGCAASFDDRNMKVAQSFSRLLQKAGVQFAILGPEEKCTGDPARRLGDEFRAQMMIKANVETLNRYAIKTIVTACPHCFNTLKNEYPDFGGKYEVVHHSVFLDGLLKEGKLTPTKDVEEFLTFHDACYLGRYNKVYDEPRDVLLRLPGVRSVEMKMCRDRGFCCGAGGARMWMEEKVGEKVNHHRLDQVMETGAKTVASACPYCLIMFDDAAKTKNREDLARMDIAEILEKSV